The following coding sequences are from one Achromobacter sp. B7 window:
- the gspN gene encoding type II secretion system protein N: protein MARIPFNKRTAGLWLAGGVCFLAAAASVLPARWLLAMQPDDSLVSLADASGTLWQGSAWVALGPPGSQRVLPQPVQWQWRWDAMALDITHPWLQGPLRARVGWAGVSLPAQSLRVPATVLPALGAPWNTLAPDGMLEINWQALRLGGDLPAGNIADLRWRNAGTALTSISPVGTYLLRLQGAGKSGATLALTTESGLLTVTGQGTAGPRGVRFDGKATYAPGATDAQRAALDGLMSTLGRRSGDTVVFSTGK, encoded by the coding sequence ATGGCGCGCATCCCTTTCAACAAGCGGACTGCCGGCCTGTGGCTGGCCGGCGGCGTGTGTTTCCTGGCGGCCGCCGCAAGCGTGCTGCCGGCACGTTGGCTGTTGGCGATGCAGCCGGATGACTCCCTGGTTTCGCTCGCGGATGCCAGCGGTACGTTGTGGCAAGGCAGCGCGTGGGTGGCGCTGGGGCCACCGGGGTCGCAGCGCGTGTTGCCGCAACCCGTGCAATGGCAGTGGCGCTGGGATGCGATGGCGTTGGACATCACGCACCCGTGGTTGCAAGGCCCGCTGCGCGCGCGCGTGGGTTGGGCCGGGGTGTCATTGCCCGCGCAATCGCTGCGTGTGCCAGCCACGGTGTTACCCGCGCTGGGTGCGCCCTGGAACACGCTGGCGCCCGACGGCATGCTGGAGATCAATTGGCAAGCGCTGCGCCTGGGCGGGGATTTGCCCGCGGGCAATATCGCGGACCTGCGCTGGCGCAACGCCGGCACCGCGCTGACCTCCATCAGCCCCGTGGGCACCTACCTGTTGCGTCTGCAAGGCGCGGGAAAGTCTGGCGCAACATTGGCGCTGACGACCGAAAGCGGGCTATTGACGGTAACGGGCCAGGGCACGGCCGGCCCACGCGGTGTGCGCTTCGATGGCAAGGCGACGTACGCGCCCGGGGCCACCGACGCTCAGCGCGCCGCGCTGGACGGCCTGATGTCCACCCTGGGCCGCCGTTCTGGCGATACGGTCGTCTTCAGCACGGGTAAATAG
- the gspM gene encoding type II secretion system protein GspM has translation MTAIERLHRHWQTAAGTLRKTVDPTLTRARQRYQALAPRERRLVTVAGALVGVAVIFVTLIEPPLKTVRKLQAELPALRGQAATVADLTMQARALRQRSATPVAVAPTPAELSASLEGAALPAAMWSLGQPESGKGVRLTLNQAPSSALLRWLDGAARDWGLQTQQVELTRATNPNGRPLPGLVNGHITLTTADAGASH, from the coding sequence ATGACCGCCATTGAACGCCTGCATCGCCATTGGCAAACCGCCGCCGGGACGTTGCGCAAAACCGTCGACCCCACGCTGACCCGCGCGCGCCAGCGCTACCAGGCGCTGGCGCCGCGCGAGCGCCGGCTGGTCACTGTCGCGGGCGCGCTCGTCGGCGTCGCCGTGATCTTCGTCACGCTGATCGAACCGCCCCTGAAAACCGTGCGCAAGCTGCAAGCCGAGCTGCCCGCGCTGCGCGGCCAGGCCGCGACCGTGGCCGACTTGACGATGCAAGCCCGCGCCCTGCGGCAACGCTCGGCCACGCCGGTCGCCGTTGCCCCCACGCCCGCCGAATTAAGCGCCAGCCTGGAAGGCGCGGCGCTGCCGGCGGCGATGTGGTCGCTAGGCCAGCCCGAATCCGGCAAGGGCGTGCGCTTGACGTTGAACCAGGCGCCCTCGTCCGCGCTGCTGCGCTGGCTGGATGGTGCCGCGCGCGATTGGGGCCTGCAAACACAGCAAGTGGAATTGACGCGTGCGACCAATCCCAATGGCCGCCCACTGCCGGGCTTGGTCAATGGCCACATCACGTTAACCACCGCCGATGCGGGGGCAAGCCACTGA
- the gspL gene encoding type II secretion system protein GspL — translation MKNALRIALAPLDEFSADSPLPYAWFDRRGRCAQQGELPLHALGNAYPNAVCEAVLHPRDVIATTIRIPAVPRARFAAAVHGALEPLVLSDLEALAIGFSPRAADGGVALAWSPREPVRRAWALLSTHGLRVDALIATQTLGTTVAGPSSEPSAPPSSTQSSTLSSPASSAFDANLSATPLRDPADPRWLAPSPSWSLAMPRLAPVRASRWRPVWRWGAAAAVVWIAGLNLYASRLSAEADALTAGMRQQVLAAFPDLPVVLDPARQAQQGLDALQANRGAASAGDFLPLARAAAQTLPFAADKVARLTYADQALTLQLADAGADAQRVSETPALIQQAAALGLKLERGDTDNTWRITRKQP, via the coding sequence TTGAAAAACGCCTTGCGCATTGCGCTTGCCCCTCTGGACGAATTCAGCGCGGATTCGCCGCTGCCCTATGCCTGGTTCGACCGGCGCGGGCGCTGCGCGCAGCAGGGCGAACTGCCCTTGCACGCCCTGGGCAACGCCTATCCCAACGCGGTGTGCGAAGCCGTGCTGCACCCGCGCGACGTCATCGCCACCACCATCCGCATTCCGGCGGTGCCGCGTGCGCGCTTTGCCGCCGCCGTGCACGGCGCGCTGGAACCCCTGGTGTTAAGCGATCTGGAGGCGCTGGCCATCGGCTTCAGCCCGCGCGCCGCGGATGGCGGCGTGGCACTGGCGTGGTCGCCGCGCGAACCGGTACGACGCGCCTGGGCGTTGTTGAGCACGCACGGCCTGCGTGTCGACGCGCTGATTGCAACGCAGACGCTGGGTACGACAGTGGCCGGTCCGTCCTCAGAGCCGTCCGCCCCGCCTTCCTCGACCCAGTCCTCGACCCTGTCCTCCCCCGCTTCTTCCGCCTTCGACGCCAATCTATCCGCCACGCCCTTGCGCGATCCGGCCGACCCGCGTTGGCTCGCGCCGTCGCCCTCGTGGTCATTGGCCATGCCGCGCCTGGCGCCCGTGCGCGCGTCGCGCTGGCGGCCCGTGTGGCGCTGGGGCGCGGCGGCGGCGGTGGTCTGGATTGCGGGATTGAATCTTTACGCCTCGCGGCTCAGCGCTGAAGCCGACGCGCTGACGGCGGGCATGCGTCAACAGGTGCTGGCCGCCTTTCCGGACCTGCCCGTCGTGCTGGACCCGGCGCGGCAGGCGCAGCAAGGCCTGGACGCGCTGCAAGCCAATCGCGGCGCGGCCAGCGCGGGGGACTTTCTGCCCCTGGCACGCGCCGCCGCCCAAACGCTGCCCTTTGCCGCCGACAAAGTCGCGCGGCTGACGTACGCCGATCAAGCGCTGACCCTGCAACTGGCCGACGCCGGTGCCGACGCGCAGCGCGTCTCCGAAACGCCCGCGCTGATCCAGCAAGCCGCGGCCCTGGGCTTGAAGCTGGAACGCGGCGACACCGATAACACCTGGCGCATCACGCGCAAACAACCATGA
- the gspK gene encoding type II secretion system minor pseudopilin GspK encodes MMRHRDTQQVARPRGPCTQQQGAAVISALIIVAIVAALTTSLFQRQTASTRRVENEMARVQARVMLAGGIDWARLVIRDHGKREATTRGDQIWATPILDTRIERPGDDRVAVFSGRVQDEQGKYNLSNLARNGVPQPEQEKVLRRLLAAQQLPDTLAPRIIDIIAMAQPPALPADAPSAPNGQPATAPDARAPLPRGVDDIAAQLGLEPTVRDEMRRTMTVLPIATSVNVNTAPAEVIAALVPGLSLGQARALAGERDRGNWFNNAGDFGNRLAGTGVDAPAPTVTTASGWFLASGTVVYERARVAMQALVRSAPPAAPDTIWTRETP; translated from the coding sequence ATGATGCGCCACCGCGACACGCAGCAAGTTGCCCGCCCACGCGGCCCGTGCACGCAGCAACAGGGCGCCGCGGTGATCAGCGCGCTGATCATCGTTGCCATTGTTGCCGCCTTGACCACCAGCCTGTTCCAGCGCCAGACGGCCAGCACGCGGCGCGTGGAAAACGAAATGGCGCGCGTGCAGGCGCGCGTCATGCTGGCGGGCGGCATCGATTGGGCGCGCCTGGTCATCCGCGATCACGGCAAGCGCGAAGCCACGACGCGCGGCGACCAGATCTGGGCCACGCCGATCCTGGACACGCGCATCGAGCGCCCGGGAGACGATCGCGTCGCCGTGTTCTCGGGGCGCGTGCAAGATGAACAGGGCAAGTACAACCTGAGCAACCTGGCGCGCAATGGCGTGCCGCAACCCGAGCAGGAAAAGGTGTTGCGCCGGCTGCTGGCCGCGCAGCAACTGCCCGATACGCTGGCGCCGCGCATCATCGACATCATTGCCATGGCGCAGCCACCCGCCCTGCCCGCCGATGCGCCGTCCGCCCCCAACGGCCAACCCGCCACCGCGCCGGACGCGCGCGCGCCGCTGCCGCGTGGCGTGGATGACATCGCCGCGCAGCTGGGCCTGGAACCGACGGTGCGCGACGAGATGCGCCGCACCATGACCGTGCTGCCCATCGCCACCAGCGTCAACGTCAATACCGCGCCCGCCGAGGTCATCGCGGCGTTGGTGCCCGGCCTTTCGCTGGGGCAGGCGCGCGCGCTGGCGGGCGAGCGGGATCGCGGCAACTGGTTCAACAACGCGGGCGACTTCGGCAACCGTCTTGCCGGCACCGGCGTGGACGCGCCCGCCCCCACCGTTACCACGGCCAGCGGCTGGTTCCTGGCCAGCGGCACCGTCGTCTACGAACGCGCCCGAGTCGCCATGCAAGCCTTGGTGCGCAGCGCCCCGCCCGCTGCGCCCGACACGATATGGACAAGAGAAACCCCTTGA
- a CDS encoding prepilin-type N-terminal cleavage/methylation domain-containing protein, whose protein sequence is MTMQRPISRAARQAGFTLIEVLVALALMALVSLMAWRGLASVSSARDWIEQQAEDTDAIVRTLGQMARDVELSYSGPGFDAAGKDAVTLTSGVRLLRQNQGGQTLELLRPDPDGNGLWQRVQWQVRTDGLWRVSGPPAPRSPLPAAVNGVLLLPGVKTLSLRAWVPGVGWANANASFGAPPTGIEIALERGAPGQPQRYTRILELP, encoded by the coding sequence ATGACGATGCAACGCCCCATTTCCCGCGCCGCCCGCCAGGCGGGCTTTACGCTGATCGAAGTGCTGGTCGCGTTGGCGCTGATGGCGCTGGTCAGCCTGATGGCCTGGCGCGGGCTGGCCAGCGTGTCCAGCGCGCGCGACTGGATCGAGCAGCAAGCCGAAGACACCGACGCCATCGTCCGCACGCTGGGGCAGATGGCGCGCGATGTGGAACTGTCTTATTCCGGCCCCGGCTTTGACGCAGCAGGCAAGGACGCCGTCACGCTGACCAGCGGCGTGCGCCTGCTGCGCCAAAACCAGGGCGGCCAGACGCTGGAACTGCTGCGCCCCGACCCGGACGGCAACGGCCTGTGGCAACGCGTGCAGTGGCAGGTGCGCACCGACGGCTTGTGGCGCGTCAGCGGCCCGCCCGCGCCGCGCAGCCCGCTACCCGCCGCCGTCAATGGCGTGCTGCTGCTGCCTGGCGTCAAGACATTGAGCCTGCGCGCCTGGGTACCCGGCGTGGGCTGGGCCAACGCCAACGCCAGCTTCGGCGCGCCGCCCACCGGCATCGAAATCGCGCTGGAACGCGGCGCGCCCGGCCAGCCGCAACGCTACACGCGCATCCTGGAGCTGCCATGA
- the gspI gene encoding type II secretion system minor pseudopilin GspI, whose amino-acid sequence MPRAIPPRARRERGFTLIEVLVALAIIAVAMAAALRATGVMTANNRALQDKTLALLAAQNALTQLRLEQSLPRAGSQTVPCPQGGRALQCELVFTNSMNRSFRQVSVNVHDAGSARPDAVLLQLDGLLSSLR is encoded by the coding sequence ATGCCCCGCGCCATCCCCCCCCGCGCGCGCCGTGAACGCGGCTTCACGCTGATCGAGGTGTTGGTGGCGCTGGCCATCATCGCCGTGGCGATGGCCGCCGCGCTGCGCGCCACGGGCGTCATGACGGCCAACAACCGCGCCTTGCAGGACAAAACGCTGGCCCTGCTGGCCGCGCAGAATGCCTTGACCCAATTGCGCCTGGAACAAAGCCTGCCGCGCGCCGGCTCGCAAACCGTGCCCTGCCCGCAAGGCGGGCGCGCGTTGCAGTGCGAACTGGTCTTTACCAATTCCATGAACCGCAGCTTTCGCCAAGTGTCGGTCAACGTCCACGACGCCGGCTCCGCCCGCCCGGACGCCGTGCTGCTGCAATTGGACGGCCTGCTGTCCAGCCTGCGATGA
- the gspH gene encoding type II secretion system minor pseudopilin GspH produces the protein MPTLVPGNSERGFTLVEVLVVLVIVAIAASMVSLSIGKRDNGLRTDAQRLADAFTVAQSEARSDGRSIRWLAGNTGWSFERAGRPPGPSAQENVVVPVDRLEGDDMLRPQTWRAGAVQLRLTPDRPLVFNTEWVADPITLTLHAGDATVTLQRDAAGRYEIH, from the coding sequence ATGCCGACATTGGTTCCTGGGAACTCTGAACGCGGCTTCACGCTGGTCGAGGTGCTGGTGGTGCTGGTGATCGTGGCCATCGCGGCCAGCATGGTCAGCTTGTCGATTGGCAAGCGCGACAACGGCCTGCGCACCGATGCGCAGCGGCTGGCGGACGCGTTCACCGTGGCGCAGAGCGAGGCGCGCAGCGATGGCCGGTCCATCCGCTGGTTGGCCGGCAACACCGGCTGGTCGTTTGAACGCGCGGGCCGCCCACCCGGCCCCAGCGCCCAGGAAAACGTGGTCGTGCCAGTGGATCGCCTGGAAGGCGACGACATGCTGCGCCCGCAAACCTGGCGCGCGGGTGCCGTGCAACTGCGGCTGACGCCCGATCGCCCGTTGGTGTTCAACACCGAATGGGTCGCGGATCCGATCACCCTGACCCTGCACGCGGGCGATGCCACGGTCACCCTGCAACGCGACGCCGCCGGCCGTTATGAAATCCACTAG
- the gspG gene encoding type II secretion system major pseudopilin GspG, translating to MRQLPRGLARQQGFTLIEIMVVIVIMGILAALIVPRVLDRPDQARQVAARQDIAGIMQALKLYRLDNGRYPSTAQGLRALAEKPDGASNWRGYLDKLPNDPWGHPYQYLSPGVKGDIDVFSFGADNKPGGESGDADIGSWEL from the coding sequence GTGCGTCAGTTACCGCGCGGGCTTGCCCGTCAGCAAGGTTTCACCCTGATCGAGATCATGGTGGTGATTGTGATCATGGGGATCCTGGCGGCCTTGATTGTGCCGCGTGTGCTGGATCGCCCGGACCAGGCGCGCCAGGTGGCGGCGCGGCAGGATATTGCGGGCATCATGCAGGCGTTGAAGCTGTACCGGCTGGACAACGGCCGCTATCCGAGCACCGCGCAGGGCCTGCGCGCGCTGGCTGAAAAGCCGGATGGCGCGTCGAACTGGCGCGGCTATCTGGACAAGCTGCCCAATGACCCTTGGGGCCATCCGTATCAATACCTGAGCCCGGGCGTCAAGGGCGACATCGACGTGTTCTCGTTTGGCGCCGACAACAAGCCCGGCGGGGAAAGCGGCGATGCCGACATTGGTTCCTGGGAACTCTGA
- a CDS encoding general secretion pathway protein GspC has product MPLSFPPTLPSAPAALRVIAMLALAAGLGVWASILLAPRPGALPPAVSAAPPRAADNTPVALWFGKDEVMRTQISVLGLIAAGPDGAAVLSVDGGPPLAWRAGAEVAPGIVLRDIAVDAVTVEQGGRLNRLATPAALAAPAGITQGKE; this is encoded by the coding sequence ATGCCTCTGTCGTTTCCCCCCACCCTGCCCTCCGCCCCCGCCGCGCTGCGCGTGATTGCCATGCTGGCATTGGCCGCCGGCTTGGGAGTGTGGGCGTCGATCTTGCTGGCCCCGCGTCCGGGCGCGCTGCCGCCCGCCGTGTCCGCGGCCCCGCCGCGCGCGGCCGACAACACGCCGGTGGCGCTATGGTTTGGCAAAGATGAAGTGATGCGCACGCAGATCAGCGTGCTGGGCCTGATCGCGGCCGGCCCGGATGGGGCGGCGGTGCTTAGTGTGGATGGTGGCCCGCCACTGGCGTGGCGCGCCGGCGCCGAAGTGGCGCCAGGCATCGTGCTGCGCGATATCGCAGTAGACGCCGTGACGGTCGAGCAAGGGGGAAGATTGAATCGCCTGGCAACGCCCGCCGCGTTGGCCGCGCCAGCGGGCATTACGCAGGGAAAAGAATGA
- a CDS encoding PhoX family phosphatase — MQDTNQANRRRLLKMLGGAPMLPIGGVSMAALLAGCNSSDDDDDDATGNPQPNPGPGTQQPAPVTFTSASFTPMAAPTLANPELMARTTVSSAMALTFSDGSKRTVQLGYEPFFITGDTVPDGKGGTTVAGGYFNLAGAPIMDNSVPARARQFFSNCPDGTSLLALSAPTTVPGVAGNAVYAVVQFEYQSMDQAGNDMYGLLPSPIAVLTLSQDPNTGKLSLVKYSNVDTSSVHGLWITCGASLSPWGTHLSSEEYEPDATTARTTASFQAYSNNVYGDPNKANPYHYGHLPEVTVHPDGTGTIKKHYCMGRISHELVQMMPDQRTALMGDDATNGGLFMFVADRAADLSAGTLYVAQWTQTSGTGPGAGTLKWIKLGHATSAEVKELADQLTAADIMDVRTTDPADASFTKIRYSGKDNWVKLQPGRRQAAAFLETHRYAALVGGTLAFTKMEGTTVNAKDKIAYSAMSRIESSMIDGKVPGLKVEANSAGAVYQLHLQAGQADTDGGAIDSEWVPVDMAAVPELIGKPLATPDALGNTHNADFISNPDNLKFSEKLRTLFVGEDSGGHVNNFMWAYNIDTKALSRLLSCPVAAESTGLQAVDEINGWTYITSNFQHAADWGSVHAVVRPTLEPLVKANYKDGFGAAVGYLTGVKIGA; from the coding sequence ATGCAAGACACGAATCAAGCCAATCGCCGCCGACTCCTGAAGATGCTGGGAGGCGCGCCGATGCTGCCGATTGGCGGCGTCAGCATGGCTGCGTTGCTGGCCGGCTGTAATTCCAGCGACGATGATGACGATGACGCCACGGGCAATCCGCAGCCCAATCCCGGCCCCGGCACGCAGCAGCCCGCACCGGTGACGTTCACGTCGGCATCGTTCACGCCGATGGCCGCGCCCACGCTGGCCAACCCCGAACTGATGGCGCGCACGACCGTCAGCTCCGCCATGGCGCTGACGTTCAGCGATGGCTCCAAGCGGACCGTGCAGCTGGGCTATGAACCGTTCTTCATCACCGGCGACACCGTGCCCGACGGCAAGGGCGGCACCACCGTCGCGGGTGGCTATTTCAACCTGGCCGGCGCGCCCATCATGGACAACTCGGTGCCCGCCCGCGCGCGCCAGTTTTTCTCGAACTGCCCCGACGGCACCTCGCTGCTGGCCTTGTCCGCGCCCACCACGGTGCCGGGCGTGGCGGGCAACGCCGTGTACGCGGTGGTGCAGTTTGAATACCAGTCGATGGACCAGGCCGGCAACGACATGTACGGCTTGCTGCCGTCGCCCATCGCCGTGCTGACGCTGTCGCAAGACCCGAATACGGGCAAGCTCAGCCTGGTGAAGTACAGCAACGTGGACACCTCGTCGGTGCATGGCCTGTGGATCACCTGCGGCGCCAGCCTGTCGCCGTGGGGCACGCATCTGTCCAGCGAAGAATACGAGCCTGACGCGACCACGGCGCGCACGACGGCCTCGTTCCAGGCCTACAGCAACAACGTGTATGGCGACCCCAACAAGGCCAACCCGTACCACTACGGCCACCTGCCGGAAGTAACGGTGCACCCGGATGGCACCGGCACGATCAAGAAGCACTACTGCATGGGCCGCATCTCGCACGAGCTGGTGCAGATGATGCCGGACCAGCGCACCGCGCTGATGGGCGACGACGCCACCAACGGCGGCCTGTTCATGTTCGTGGCCGACCGTGCGGCGGATCTGTCGGCAGGTACGTTGTACGTGGCGCAATGGACGCAGACGTCGGGCACGGGCCCGGGCGCCGGCACGTTGAAGTGGATCAAGCTGGGTCATGCGACCAGCGCCGAGGTCAAGGAACTGGCCGACCAGCTGACGGCCGCCGACATCATGGACGTGCGCACGACGGACCCGGCCGACGCCTCGTTCACCAAGATCCGCTACAGCGGCAAGGACAACTGGGTCAAGCTGCAACCCGGCCGCCGCCAGGCCGCCGCGTTCCTGGAAACGCACCGCTATGCGGCGCTGGTGGGCGGCACGCTGGCCTTCACGAAGATGGAAGGCACCACCGTCAACGCCAAGGACAAGATCGCGTACAGCGCGATGTCGCGCATTGAATCGTCGATGATCGACGGCAAGGTGCCGGGCTTGAAGGTCGAAGCGAACTCGGCGGGCGCGGTGTACCAGCTGCATCTGCAAGCGGGTCAGGCCGATACCGACGGCGGCGCCATCGACAGCGAATGGGTGCCGGTGGACATGGCGGCCGTGCCGGAACTGATCGGCAAGCCGCTGGCCACGCCCGACGCGCTGGGCAACACGCACAACGCCGACTTCATCTCGAACCCCGATAACCTGAAGTTCTCGGAAAAGCTGCGCACGCTGTTCGTGGGCGAGGACAGCGGCGGCCACGTCAACAACTTCATGTGGGCCTACAACATCGACACCAAGGCCTTGTCGCGGTTGCTGTCGTGCCCGGTCGCGGCGGAATCCACCGGTTTGCAGGCGGTGGACGAGATCAATGGCTGGACCTACATCACCAGCAACTTCCAGCACGCGGCCGACTGGGGCAGCGTGCACGCGGTGGTGCGCCCGACGCTGGAGCCGCTGGTCAAGGCCAACTACAAGGACGGCTTTGGCGCGGCGGTGGGCTACCTGACCGGCGTGAAGATCGGCGCGTAA
- a CDS encoding PhoX family phosphatase encodes MKNPDHTERRRLLKMLAGAPMLPLGAAGATSAAGLAGLLAGHPARASEDGTPALASTKPIARPSVATPGAAPFVSAEFISMPAPGLSEPEGMARTTVESAMDLVFADGSRRRVQLGYEAFFMTGDRVPDGKGGMVLAGGYLDIHGAPIMDTSVPGRARPFFSDCPDGMSLLTLAGPLGEADGATGPPTVTKPATATVYAVVQFEYLSRDRAGQDMWARLPSPIAVLTLSQNLQTGQLTPVRYSNVNTAPVHGLWVTCGASLSPWNTHLSSEEYEPDATTARTSASFRAFSRHLYGDARRANPYHYGHLPEITVQPDGTGSIKKHYCMGRISHELVQIMPDQRTALMGDDATNGGLFMFVADRRADLSSGTLYVARWTQTSGTGPGAGTLTWIRLGHATSAEVKELADDLVAADIMDVRTADPKNAAYTRIRFDGKNNWVRLKPGRRQAAAFLETHRYAALVGGTLAFTKMEGTTVNAQDKIAYTAMAHIETSMVDGTSPHLHVEGPDAGAVYQLRLQAGQVDTDGQGIDSEWVPVDMGAVPELVGAMLAAPDALGNRHRSDRISNPDNLKFSEKLRTLFVGEDSMGRVNSFLWAFNVDTRVLSRLLSCPVAAESTGLHAVDDINGWTYITSNFQHTADWNDVHDVVRPVLEPLVKAKYRNGRGASVGYLTAVKINA; translated from the coding sequence ATGAAAAATCCTGATCACACAGAGCGTCGCCGACTATTGAAGATGCTGGCCGGCGCGCCCATGCTGCCGCTGGGCGCCGCAGGCGCAACAAGCGCGGCGGGCTTGGCCGGGTTGTTGGCCGGCCACCCCGCGCGAGCCTCGGAGGACGGCACCCCCGCGTTGGCAAGCACCAAACCCATCGCCCGGCCATCCGTCGCCACGCCGGGCGCCGCGCCGTTCGTATCCGCCGAATTCATCTCCATGCCCGCGCCCGGCCTGTCCGAGCCGGAAGGCATGGCGCGCACGACGGTGGAATCCGCGATGGACCTGGTCTTTGCCGATGGCTCGCGGCGCCGCGTGCAACTGGGCTACGAGGCTTTCTTCATGACCGGCGACCGCGTGCCGGACGGCAAGGGCGGCATGGTGCTGGCGGGCGGCTATCTGGACATCCATGGCGCACCCATCATGGATACGTCCGTGCCCGGCCGCGCGCGCCCGTTCTTTTCGGACTGCCCGGATGGCATGTCGCTGCTGACGCTGGCCGGCCCGCTTGGCGAGGCCGACGGCGCAACGGGTCCGCCCACCGTCACCAAACCGGCAACCGCCACCGTCTACGCCGTCGTGCAGTTCGAATATCTGTCGCGCGACCGGGCCGGCCAGGACATGTGGGCGCGGCTGCCATCGCCCATCGCGGTGCTGACGCTGTCGCAAAACCTGCAAACCGGCCAATTGACCCCGGTGCGCTACAGCAACGTGAACACCGCGCCCGTGCATGGCCTGTGGGTCACCTGTGGCGCCAGCCTGTCGCCGTGGAACACGCATCTGTCCAGCGAAGAATACGAGCCCGACGCCACCACGGCGCGCACCTCGGCGTCGTTCCGCGCGTTCAGCCGCCACCTGTATGGCGACGCCCGCCGCGCCAACCCCTATCACTACGGCCACCTGCCCGAAATCACCGTGCAGCCGGACGGCACCGGCAGCATCAAAAAACACTACTGCATGGGCCGCATCTCGCATGAATTGGTGCAGATCATGCCCGACCAGCGCACCGCCTTGATGGGCGACGACGCCACCAACGGCGGGCTGTTCATGTTCGTGGCGGACCGCCGCGCGGATCTGTCCTCGGGCACGCTGTACGTGGCCCGCTGGACGCAGACATCAGGCACGGGGCCCGGCGCCGGGACGCTGACCTGGATCCGGCTGGGCCATGCCACCAGCGCCGAGGTCAAGGAACTGGCCGACGACCTGGTCGCCGCCGACATCATGGACGTGCGCACGGCGGACCCCAAGAATGCCGCCTACACCCGCATTCGGTTTGACGGCAAGAACAACTGGGTGCGTCTGAAGCCCGGCCGCCGCCAAGCCGCGGCATTCCTGGAAACGCACCGCTACGCGGCACTGGTGGGCGGCACGCTGGCCTTCACCAAGATGGAGGGCACGACGGTAAACGCCCAGGACAAGATCGCGTACACCGCGATGGCGCACATCGAAACGTCCATGGTGGACGGCACCTCGCCGCACCTGCACGTAGAAGGCCCGGACGCGGGCGCGGTCTATCAACTGCGGCTGCAAGCCGGGCAAGTGGATACGGACGGGCAGGGCATCGACAGCGAGTGGGTGCCGGTGGACATGGGCGCGGTGCCCGAGTTGGTGGGCGCGATGCTGGCCGCGCCCGACGCCTTGGGCAACCGCCACCGCAGCGACCGGATATCCAACCCCGACAACCTGAAGTTCTCGGAGAAACTGCGCACGCTGTTCGTGGGCGAAGACAGCATGGGCCGCGTCAACAGTTTCCTGTGGGCGTTCAACGTCGATACGCGGGTGCTGTCGCGCCTGTTGTCCTGCCCGGTGGCGGCGGAATCCACGGGGCTGCACGCGGTGGACGACATCAATGGCTGGACCTACATCACCAGCAATTTTCAGCACACGGCGGACTGGAACGACGTGCATGATGTGGTGCGCCCGGTGCTGGAGCCGCTGGTCAAGGCCAAGTACCGCAACGGCCGGGGCGCCTCGGTCGGATATCTGACGGCGGTGAAGATCAACGCCTGA